In one Nicotiana sylvestris chromosome 8, ASM39365v2, whole genome shotgun sequence genomic region, the following are encoded:
- the LOC104217459 gene encoding zeatin O-glucosyltransferase-like, translating to MADKCTSNVAVIMVPLPAQGHLNQFLHLSRLISMYNIPVHYVGTNAHIQQAKTRVHGFDPLTITNIQFHEFPTPTYETPSPNPNAPHKFPSQLIPSFFAASHLREPICSLARKLASTMNVNKVVVIYDNLMSGVVQDLPEMPNTECYCFNPISAFHRFSYFWEVKGKPLLPGTEHYEDIPSVKDCFSAYFWEYLKAQVVPFVGKISCGELFNSSRVIEGLYLDLMAKEFNNPKLWAIGPFNPVVLTEKHKNSNKRHESLDWLDKQEHNSVIFVSFGTTTSLSNEEIKQIAIGLEKSEQKFIWVLRDADKGDVFTSEVRKIQLPEGYEERIKGRGIIVRDWAPQLEILAHSSTGGFMSHCGWNSCMESISFGVPIAAWPMHSDQPRNSQLVTKYLKIGLTVRPWMRRDEHVTPDMVENAVKTLMDTTEGDEMRKRAALLSNTIKKSVMDGGMNRAEMDSFIAHITG from the coding sequence ATGGCTGACAAATGCACTTCAAATGTGGCTGTAATCATGGTACCACTTCCAGCACAAGGACATCTCAACCAATTTCTCCACCTCTCTAGGCTCATCTCCATGTACAATATCCCTGTCCATTATGTTGGAACCAATGCTCACATTCAACAAGCGAAAACTCGTGTTCATGGTTTTGATCCTCTCACAATAACAAACATTCAGTTCCATGAATTTCCAACACCTACTTATGAAACTCCCTCGCCAAATCCTAACGCTCCTCACAAATTCCCTAGCCAGCTAATCCCTTCATTTTTTGCAGCATCCCATCTCCGCGAGCCAATCTGCTCTCTAGCGCGCAAACTTGCTAGCACGATGAATGTTAACAAAGTggttgttatttatgataatttgatGAGTGGGGTTGTTCAAGATTTGCCTGAAATGCCAAATACTGAATGCTACTGTTTCAATCCTATCTCAGCTTTCCATAGGTTTTCATACTTTTGGGAAGTGAAAGGAAAGCCTTTACTCCCTGGAACTGAACATTATGAGGACATTCCATCGGTTAAAGACTGTTTTTCTGCATACTTTTGGGAATATTTGAAGGCACAAGTTGTTCCCTTTGTCGGTAAGATCAGCTGTGGTGAACTTTTCAATTCATCGCGAGTGATAGAAGGTTTGTACCTTGATCTAATGGCTAAAGAATTCAATAACCCGAAGTTATGGGCTATAGGTCCATTCAATCCTGTGGTGCTAACAGAGAAACACAAAAACTCCAACAAACGCCACGAGTCCCTGGATTGGCTTGACAAACAAGAGCATAACTCAGTTATTTTTGTGTCATTTGGAACTACTACTTCGTTGTCTAACGAAGAAATCAAACAGATCGCGATTGGTCTAGAGAAAAGCGAGCAAAAGTTCATTTGGGTTCTTAGGGATGCTGACAAGGGAGATGTTTTTACAAGTGAAGTTAGAAAAATTCAACTGCCTGAAGGATATGAAGAGAGAATAAAAGGAAGAGGAATCATTGTAAGAGATTGGGCACCTCAATTGGAAATATTGGCACATAGTTCAACAGGTGGTTTTATGAGTCATTGTGGATGGAATTCGTGCATGGAAAGTATTTCCTTTGGAGTTCCTATAGCAGCTTGGCCAATGCATTCTGATCAGCCAAGAAATTCTCAACTTGTAACTAAGTACTTGAAAATTGGACTTACTGTTAGGCCATGGATGCGTCGAGATGAGCATGTTACACCAGATATGGTTGAAAATGCTGTGAAAACTTTGATGGATACAACAGAGGGAGATGAGATGAGGAAAAGAGCAGCACTTTTGAGTAATACTATCAAGAAATCAGTGATGGATGGGGGCATGAACCGTGCTGAGATGGATTCTTTCATCGCTCACATTACTGGTTGA